Genomic DNA from Pelosinus sp. UFO1:
TTTAGGCGATGCTCAAGGGCCTTGATCTCTAGTTCTAGCATCGCAATCTCGCCTTCTAGCTTTTGCAAATTCCTTAGACTCTTTTCTGGATCTGCCTTACGCTGCCTAGGTTTCTCCGTTTTCTTGGCACTTGCTTCAACTTTAACAATTGGCGTCTGCAAAGCAGCTGCTGCTTTTTGGTTCGCCATCTTTTTCTCTCGATAGTAACTATAATTACCCGCATATTCCGTTAATGCACCATCAGCCAATTCCACCATACAATTGGCTACTTTATCAAGAAAATATCGATCATGAGATACGGTAAGGAAAGTACCAGGAAAGCTTAGAATGGCTTCCTCTACTGCTTCTTTTGCTGGAATATCAAGATGATTGGTCGGCTCATCCAAAATTAAGAAATTGGCTCCCGTCAACATGAGCTTCAGCATGGCAAGCCTAGACTTTTCTCCGCCACTTAAATCACCAACGATTTTAAATACCTCATCCCCTCGAAATAGAAAAGCGCCCAGGTAATGCCGTGCCCGTTCTTCACTAAAGCCGTATTCCATCATAATTTCATCGATTATCCGATTTTTCCCGTTCAAACCTTCATGTTCCTGAGAAAAATACCCTACCTTGACTCGGCTGCCGAGTTTGACTCTACCACTGGCAGGAGCCAGTTCACCAGTCAATAATTTTAATAAAGTAGTTTTACCTGCCCCATTAGGCCCTACTAGAGCAACTCCATCTCCCTTACGAATGAGCAGAGACAGTTTTTCGAAAATTTTTCGTTCTCCATAGGCCGCTGCTACTTCTTCTAATTCCGCTACTCGTTCGGCACATTCACTAGGAGGATTGAAACCAAAAAAATCAAAACGGGCAATGTCAGCAGGCAATACAATGCGCTCCAAACGCTGCAATTGTTTTTCCCGCCCTCTGGCTTGCTTAGACTTGATTCCCGCCCGATACATCGTAATATATGCTTGTGTTTTGGCAATATGGTCTTGCTGTTTTTCATAAGCACTTTCTAAGGCTGCCATACGTTCCGCTTTCTGCTGCATATAAGAGGTATAGTTCCCTTTATAAGCCGTTAGTGCCTTATTTTCTAATTCAATGACCCGATTAACTACTTTATCAAGAAAATAGCGGTCATGAGAAATAATGAGTATGCCCCCTGGATATCCTACGAGAAAATCCTCCAACCACTCAACCATTCCAATGTCCAAATGATTTGTCGGCTCATCCAAAAACAAGAAATCTGGTTGACGAATTAGCGCCCTTGCCAAACAAATTCGTGTCTTTTGCCCACCAGAAAAGGTTTCAATCCGCCTTGAAAAATCCTCGCTAGTAAAACCTAAACCAAAGGCAACTCGGCGAATCATATTTTCATATTCATAGCCCCCACCTCGTTCAAAGGTTTCGACTACTTTAGCATAGTCCTTCATCAGCCCTTCTAAAACAGTTTCCTCTTTGGTTA
This window encodes:
- a CDS encoding ATP-binding cassette domain-containing protein, coding for MGTLRVEGLHKAFGIEILFTDVAFELGRGDTFGLIGANGTGKTTLMRCLLGLESIDGGRVAVPVGETIGYVQQDASLSQGTLYEELCSAYEDVLACQTKMHELEQVIAVTKEETVLEGLMKDYAKVVETFERGGGYEYENMIRRVAFGLGFTSEDFSRRIETFSGGQKTRICLARALIRQPDFLFLDEPTNHLDIGMVEWLEDFLVGYPGGILIISHDRYFLDKVVNRVIELENKALTAYKGNYTSYMQQKAERMAALESAYEKQQDHIAKTQAYITMYRAGIKSKQARGREKQLQRLERIVLPADIARFDFFGFNPPSECAERVAELEEVAAAYGERKIFEKLSLLIRKGDGVALVGPNGAGKTTLLKLLTGELAPASGRVKLGSRVKVGYFSQEHEGLNGKNRIIDEIMMEYGFSEERARHYLGAFLFRGDEVFKIVGDLSGGEKSRLAMLKLMLTGANFLILDEPTNHLDIPAKEAVEEAILSFPGTFLTVSHDRYFLDKVANCMVELADGALTEYAGNYSYYREKKMANQKAAAALQTPIVKVEASAKKTEKPRQRKADPEKSLRNLQKLEGEIAMLELEIKALEHRLNDPASHGDPEASSKLAEEYSQAQTALAEKYDAWVELTEGGE